The Fortiea contorta PCC 7126 genome has a segment encoding these proteins:
- a CDS encoding XRE family transcriptional regulator: MKEIIAANLIRYRKSLGLSQEQLAEQAGVTRQSINNYENAKTLPDSKILSALASALGITLDDLLRSPGVGLPNFRFRAHVTFDTAVATTRETRATHCLKNAQFAAQVLRMLQTYNALEQAVGLPTYTPESTPCHQVEGNEKHIQTIAALFRHRLGLGDAPIANLFQSVEEIGLKVLRSSVPIKGFFGLSACSDIEGAFVLVNTHNITIERQLFTLAHEIGHLIFHRVEYQDTLIEEGTSYEEKAREKVADYFASHLLVPQAEFERMYTLTQDIVKLKRHFRVSYLVILNRLAEMKIIDFAKEKVKICAIYKKQHDGASLQNSMELPPALPADDYPENERYEFLIWQSLKLGKISEMKAAELLNLTVEKLRVRRQENEVYAVA; this comes from the coding sequence ATGAAAGAGATCATTGCTGCGAACCTGATCCGCTACCGTAAAAGTCTAGGCTTGTCTCAAGAGCAACTTGCAGAACAAGCCGGGGTAACTCGCCAGAGCATCAATAACTACGAGAACGCCAAAACTTTACCAGACAGCAAAATCCTCTCTGCTCTGGCGAGTGCTTTGGGCATTACACTCGATGACTTGCTACGCTCACCTGGTGTTGGGCTACCCAACTTCCGGTTCCGCGCTCATGTAACATTCGACACGGCAGTTGCTACAACGCGGGAAACCCGCGCAACGCACTGCCTCAAAAATGCCCAGTTTGCAGCCCAAGTGCTACGAATGCTGCAAACTTATAACGCCCTAGAACAAGCAGTTGGCTTACCAACCTACACCCCAGAAAGTACACCTTGCCATCAAGTAGAAGGCAATGAAAAGCACATTCAGACAATAGCTGCTTTGTTTCGTCATCGCCTTGGCTTGGGAGATGCTCCCATTGCCAATCTGTTTCAGTCTGTAGAAGAAATCGGCTTAAAAGTTTTACGCTCCTCCGTTCCCATTAAAGGTTTCTTTGGTCTGAGTGCTTGTAGTGATATTGAAGGTGCTTTTGTTTTGGTAAATACCCATAACATCACCATTGAACGTCAATTATTTACCCTTGCACATGAAATTGGACACCTAATCTTTCACCGTGTAGAGTACCAAGATACCCTGATTGAAGAAGGAACCTCATATGAAGAAAAAGCACGAGAAAAAGTAGCTGATTACTTTGCTAGTCATCTACTGGTTCCCCAAGCTGAATTTGAGCGGATGTACACACTTACCCAAGATATTGTCAAACTTAAACGGCATTTTCGGGTGAGCTACCTAGTCATCTTGAATCGTTTAGCAGAAATGAAAATCATTGATTTTGCTAAAGAGAAAGTCAAAATATGTGCTATTTATAAAAAGCAACATGATGGTGCATCTTTGCAAAACTCAATGGAATTACCACCAGCACTGCCTGCGGATGATTATCCAGAAAATGAACGTTATGAATTTCTAATTTGGCAGTCCTTAAAATTGGGCAAGATTTCAGAGATGAAAGCAGCAGAACTTCTCAACTTAACTGTTGAAAAACTGCGGGTGCGTCGTCAAGAAAATGAGGTTTATGCAGTCGCTTAA
- a CDS encoding IS4 family transposase, whose translation MLAILYQKHLKSQLSLAEYLLLKILIHLLQSIKEVTLEKLANALPLGIKFESRRKRIQRFLSLPNLTIEKVWLPIIQELIANYFQNEKIIYIAIDRTNWSRINLLMVSVIWDKRAIPIYFSLLPKLGSSNLTEQQKILSPVIAILKDYKICVLGDREFCSVKLAKYLQSKDVYFCLRLKKNEFVEIKQDMFMELSSLGLTPGVSFFIKGVKVTKTQGFISFNVAGKWQRKINGVAPKEAWFILTNFDTLESAIAAYKKRFDIEEMFRDFKTGGYNLENTNVQGERFISLVLLIAIAYTSATINGQLIKRKGIQKYIARIKERSRSQRRHSSFYIGLYGQTWVHFKDSCIDLVTQLMRINRNKWKHYQQGLRAMKLIESIL comes from the coding sequence ATGTTAGCTATATTGTACCAAAAGCACTTAAAAAGTCAATTGAGTTTAGCAGAATATCTGTTGCTAAAAATTTTGATACATCTGTTGCAGTCAATCAAAGAAGTAACTTTAGAAAAATTAGCGAATGCGCTACCTTTGGGAATTAAATTTGAAAGCAGAAGAAAAAGAATACAAAGATTTTTATCATTACCAAATCTCACAATTGAAAAAGTTTGGTTGCCAATTATTCAAGAACTAATAGCAAACTACTTCCAGAATGAAAAAATTATTTATATAGCAATTGATAGGACTAATTGGAGTCGGATAAACTTATTAATGGTCAGCGTGATTTGGGATAAAAGAGCCATACCAATATATTTTAGTTTGCTGCCCAAATTAGGTAGTAGTAATCTCACGGAACAGCAGAAAATATTATCGCCAGTTATAGCAATATTGAAAGATTATAAAATCTGTGTGTTGGGGGATAGAGAATTTTGCTCGGTAAAACTAGCAAAGTACCTTCAGAGCAAGGATGTATATTTTTGTTTGCGATTGAAAAAGAATGAATTTGTAGAAATTAAACAAGATATGTTTATGGAGTTAAGCAGTTTAGGATTAACTCCTGGAGTATCTTTTTTTATCAAGGGAGTTAAGGTAACAAAGACTCAGGGTTTTATCAGTTTTAATGTGGCTGGTAAGTGGCAACGTAAAATTAACGGAGTAGCACCCAAAGAAGCATGGTTTATTTTAACAAATTTTGACACCCTAGAGTCAGCAATTGCTGCTTACAAAAAGCGATTTGATATTGAAGAAATGTTTAGAGATTTCAAAACAGGTGGCTATAACTTAGAAAACACTAATGTTCAAGGTGAACGTTTTATTTCTCTAGTTTTGTTGATAGCGATCGCTTACACCTCTGCAACAATTAATGGTCAACTTATTAAACGCAAAGGAATCCAAAAATATATAGCTCGGATTAAAGAAAGGAGTCGTTCTCAACGGAGACACAGTAGTTTTTATATCGGCTTATATGGTCAAACATGGGTACATTTCAAGGATAGCTGTATTGATTTAGTCACACAATTAATGAGAATTAATCGTAATAAGTGGAAGCATTATCAACAAGGTTTAAGAGCCATGAAGCTTATTGAATCTATATTGTAG
- a CDS encoding helix-turn-helix domain-containing protein — protein MPHIQVLNPIEKQVLEDIAANGSDEMIKRAKILLELNRGENQKNIIKKLGIAKQTVTNWKKKWTSCTITSETLEDAIAKVNDVLGVNAGRPKKCKSAEASKIVEISEWSKNRKPSRSKHHYHMQVAEEATRRGLPALSPRSIGRILEAQP, from the coding sequence ATGCCTCATATTCAAGTATTGAATCCTATTGAAAAGCAAGTATTAGAGGATATAGCAGCCAACGGCAGCGATGAAATGATCAAGAGAGCAAAGATCCTGCTAGAACTTAATCGTGGGGAAAATCAGAAAAATATAATAAAAAAACTTGGTATAGCGAAGCAAACAGTAACAAACTGGAAGAAAAAGTGGACATCTTGTACCATAACATCGGAAACCTTGGAAGATGCGATCGCAAAGGTAAATGATGTATTAGGTGTGAACGCAGGCAGACCTAAGAAGTGCAAGAGCGCAGAGGCGAGCAAAATTGTCGAAATCAGCGAATGGAGCAAGAACCGAAAACCCAGTCGTTCAAAGCACCATTACCATATGCAAGTTGCTGAAGAAGCTACTCGCAGGGGGTTGCCAGCACTATCGCCAAGAAGTATAGGTCGGATCTTGGAAGCGCAACCCTAA
- a CDS encoding heavy metal translocating P-type ATPase, with product MENTTLKLRGMSCASCASSIEDAINSVTGVDECIVNFGAEQATVKYDPRRTDLEAIQEAVDAAGYSAYPLQEQNLMAGEDDAEKKHRLRESRDLMRKVTVGGIISTVLVIGSLPMMTGLHLPFIPVWLHNPWVQLILTTPVQFWCGYSFYINGWKALKRHAATMDTLIALGTSAAYFYSLFPTLFPSFFINQGLTPDVYYETAAVVITLILLGRLFENRAKGQTSEAIRKLIGLQAKTARLIRNGREVDVPIEEVIIGDVILVRPGEKIPVDGEVIEGASTIDEGMVTGESVPVKKQPGDEVIGATINKTGSFKFRATRVGSDTVLAQIVQLVQQAQGSKAPIQRLADQVTGWFVPAVIAIALLTFIIWFNFTGNVTLALITTVGVLIIACPCALGLATPTSVMVGTGKGAENGILIKGAESLEVAHKIQTIVLDKTGTITQGKPTVTDFVTVNGTANGNEMSLVQLTASVERNSEHPLAEAVVRYAQSQEVALADVREFEAITGSGVQGIVSAHLVQIGTQRWMSELDIDTQALQHDKERLEYLGKTAIWIAVDGQIQGLMGISDAIKPTSIQAIRALQKLGLEVVMLTGDNRRTAETIAREVGIKRVLAEVRPDQKAATVQKLQLEGKIVAMVGDGINDAPALAQADVGMAIGTGTDVAIAASDITLISGDLRSIVTAIQLSRATIRNIRQNLFFAFIYNVAGIPIAAGILFPIFGWLLNPIIAGAAMAFSSVSVVTNALRLRKFQAKAVV from the coding sequence ATGGAGAATACCACACTCAAACTGCGCGGCATGAGTTGTGCCTCTTGTGCCAGCAGCATTGAAGACGCGATTAATTCTGTCACCGGTGTCGATGAATGTATTGTGAATTTTGGAGCAGAACAGGCAACAGTTAAATATGACCCTAGAAGAACTGATTTAGAAGCCATTCAAGAAGCAGTAGATGCAGCAGGTTACTCTGCTTACCCACTCCAAGAACAAAACCTGATGGCGGGAGAAGATGATGCGGAGAAAAAACATCGCTTAAGAGAATCTCGTGATTTAATGCGAAAAGTGACGGTAGGGGGCATCATTAGCACTGTGTTAGTTATAGGTTCACTGCCCATGATGACAGGGTTGCACTTACCCTTTATCCCAGTATGGTTACATAATCCTTGGGTACAGTTGATACTCACTACCCCAGTACAGTTTTGGTGTGGTTACTCCTTCTACATTAATGGATGGAAAGCTTTAAAACGTCATGCTGCCACAATGGATACCCTAATTGCTTTGGGTACAAGTGCAGCATATTTTTATTCGCTATTTCCCACATTATTTCCCAGCTTTTTCATCAATCAAGGGTTAACACCAGATGTATATTATGAAACTGCTGCTGTCGTCATTACCCTGATTTTGCTAGGAAGATTATTTGAAAATCGTGCTAAAGGACAAACCTCAGAAGCTATCCGTAAGCTAATTGGGTTACAAGCTAAAACAGCGCGTTTGATTCGCAATGGACGAGAAGTAGATGTCCCAATTGAAGAAGTAATTATTGGAGATGTGATATTGGTTCGTCCTGGCGAGAAAATTCCTGTTGACGGGGAAGTAATTGAGGGAGCATCCACAATTGATGAAGGGATGGTAACAGGGGAAAGCGTGCCTGTCAAAAAGCAACCAGGCGATGAAGTGATTGGAGCTACTATTAACAAAACTGGGAGTTTCAAGTTTCGGGCGACACGAGTCGGAAGTGATACAGTGCTGGCGCAGATTGTCCAATTAGTACAGCAAGCTCAGGGTTCTAAAGCCCCAATTCAGAGATTAGCAGACCAAGTAACTGGATGGTTTGTGCCTGCGGTAATTGCGATCGCTCTACTCACTTTCATCATTTGGTTTAATTTTACAGGTAACGTGACTTTAGCGCTGATCACCACTGTTGGGGTACTAATTATCGCCTGTCCTTGTGCGCTGGGTTTAGCCACACCAACATCTGTAATGGTAGGAACGGGTAAAGGTGCGGAAAATGGCATTTTGATTAAAGGTGCCGAAAGCTTGGAAGTGGCGCACAAAATTCAAACAATCGTGCTAGATAAAACTGGAACAATCACTCAGGGTAAACCAACAGTCACCGATTTTGTCACCGTCAATGGTACTGCTAATGGTAACGAAATGAGCTTGGTGCAACTTACGGCATCTGTGGAACGCAATTCTGAACATCCATTGGCAGAAGCGGTTGTGAGATACGCTCAATCTCAAGAAGTGGCGTTAGCAGATGTCAGAGAGTTTGAAGCAATTACAGGCAGTGGTGTACAAGGTATAGTTTCTGCTCATCTTGTGCAAATTGGAACGCAACGCTGGATGTCAGAATTAGACATTGATACCCAAGCCTTACAACACGATAAAGAGCGTTTGGAATATCTGGGCAAAACTGCGATTTGGATTGCGGTTGACGGACAAATTCAGGGATTAATGGGGATTTCTGATGCCATCAAACCTACTTCAATACAGGCAATTCGTGCTTTGCAAAAACTGGGTTTAGAGGTAGTGATGCTTACAGGAGATAATCGCCGCACCGCAGAAACCATTGCCCGTGAAGTTGGTATCAAGCGCGTCTTGGCTGAAGTTCGCCCCGACCAAAAAGCTGCTACAGTGCAGAAACTACAATTAGAAGGAAAGATTGTAGCAATGGTTGGTGATGGTATTAATGATGCACCAGCACTAGCCCAAGCCGATGTAGGAATGGCAATTGGCACTGGGACAGATGTTGCGATCGCTGCTAGTGACATTACGCTCATCTCTGGTGACTTGCGAAGCATTGTCACAGCCATTCAACTCAGCCGCGCCACAATTCGTAATATTCGTCAAAACCTATTCTTCGCCTTCATCTACAACGTAGCTGGCATTCCCATCGCTGCCGGTATTTTGTTTCCTATCTTCGGTTGGTTACTTAACCCCATCATTGCAGGTGCAGCAATGGCATTTAGTTCAGTTTCAGTAGTTACGAATGCCCTACGTCTGCGTAAATTTCAAGCTAAAGCAGTAGTATAA
- a CDS encoding cupredoxin domain-containing protein, translated as MLSKVIVSSIAGLGLAFSVALDQVDAQMNHEMPATERSKTTQFGRIEQPLWVKGAVTTAGLGLIGLEIWWFLLSKPKSQKAEAHDGIQEVGITVDGGYEPSRILVNAGQRVRLNFLRRDPSSCLEEIRLPDFHIAKNLPLNEVTSIEFTPDKAGTYTFNCGMNMFRGVIEVQPPDSIAKATPVTTSQATHHIQPELSVPTESAIKAVKTPEGTQEATVTVENGYIPERVIVEAGQPVKLDFQRHNLSKCFDKLLIPDFDLAVDLAPNQTTSVEFTPKYPGEYEFTCGMKMYRGVVEVKPAT; from the coding sequence ATGTTGAGTAAAGTAATTGTTAGCAGTATAGCAGGCTTGGGATTGGCATTCAGTGTTGCCTTAGATCAAGTAGATGCACAGATGAATCATGAAATGCCGGCTACCGAGCGATCAAAGACAACTCAATTCGGTCGCATTGAGCAACCACTGTGGGTAAAAGGTGCAGTTACAACAGCCGGGTTGGGGTTAATCGGACTAGAAATTTGGTGGTTTCTCCTAAGTAAACCAAAGTCCCAAAAAGCCGAAGCCCATGATGGTATTCAAGAAGTTGGCATTACTGTAGATGGAGGCTATGAACCTAGTCGAATTCTAGTCAATGCAGGTCAAAGAGTCCGCCTTAATTTCCTACGTCGTGACCCTAGTAGTTGTCTTGAAGAAATACGCCTACCTGATTTCCATATCGCCAAAAACCTACCACTAAATGAAGTTACATCCATTGAGTTCACGCCCGATAAAGCAGGTACTTATACCTTCAACTGCGGTATGAATATGTTCCGAGGAGTGATAGAAGTTCAACCTCCTGACTCGATTGCAAAAGCAACCCCAGTAACTACTTCTCAAGCTACTCACCATATTCAACCAGAGCTTTCTGTGCCTACAGAGTCAGCAATAAAAGCAGTGAAAACACCAGAAGGTACTCAAGAAGCGACTGTTACGGTTGAAAATGGTTACATACCGGAACGAGTAATTGTAGAGGCGGGACAACCGGTAAAATTGGACTTCCAACGTCACAATTTGAGCAAGTGTTTTGATAAATTGCTAATACCGGACTTTGACTTAGCCGTTGATCTTGCTCCTAACCAAACCACTTCAGTGGAATTTACTCCTAAGTATCCTGGTGAATATGAGTTCACCTGCGGTATGAAAATGTATCGTGGTGTCGTGGAAGTAAAACCTGCCACATAA
- a CDS encoding heavy metal-responsive transcriptional regulator has protein sequence MLVQEEPKLIGNVAKSSGVPIKTIRYYEELGLLRSLGRTEGGFRLFNSDVLERLHFIKRAQSLGLSLSEIKEFLNVHDGGELPCEHIKIKLEDKIKAIDEQIRQLLILRQELSGLVSGWETIPENPEKTICPIIERN, from the coding sequence ATGTTAGTCCAAGAAGAGCCAAAACTCATCGGTAATGTTGCTAAGTCTAGCGGTGTACCAATTAAAACTATTCGCTACTATGAAGAACTTGGTCTACTCAGGTCATTAGGGAGAACCGAGGGTGGATTTAGATTATTTAACTCTGATGTTTTGGAGCGACTGCACTTTATCAAACGTGCCCAAAGCTTAGGATTAAGCTTGTCAGAGATTAAGGAATTTTTAAATGTTCATGATGGAGGGGAATTACCTTGTGAGCATATAAAAATTAAACTAGAAGATAAGATTAAAGCTATTGATGAACAAATTCGGCAATTACTTATTTTGAGACAAGAATTATCAGGATTAGTTTCTGGTTGGGAAACCATACCTGAAAATCCTGAAAAAACAATTTGTCCTATTATTGAAAGAAATTAA
- a CDS encoding IS5 family transposase translates to MTKAYRSNLTWEQWELIADLLPEAKPGGRPRKLTLFAVVNAILYVLCEGCTWRGLPGDFPAWSTVYGYFWRWSLDGTWLKIHDQLYQWVRVDAGREPSPSEAAVDSQSVETATMISIDVGYDAGKKIHGRKRHLSVDLLGLVLRVLVTSASLPEREGAKKVLQRVHDTGHQVKRLNTIWMDGGYRGEEFMRWVMDMFRWIVEIVLRPLEKKGFVHLPKRWVVERTFGWLNWCRRLSKDYERLPQTSETFIYIAMIRIMVRRLA, encoded by the coding sequence ATGACTAAAGCATACCGTAGCAATTTGACTTGGGAACAGTGGGAATTAATTGCAGACCTGTTGCCAGAAGCAAAGCCGGGTGGTCGTCCCCGAAAATTAACCTTATTTGCAGTAGTGAATGCAATTCTCTATGTACTGTGTGAAGGGTGTACATGGCGAGGTCTACCAGGAGATTTTCCTGCATGGTCAACAGTTTATGGTTATTTTTGGAGATGGAGCCTAGATGGTACGTGGTTAAAGATTCACGATCAACTTTACCAGTGGGTGCGGGTAGACGCAGGACGTGAACCTAGTCCCTCAGAAGCGGCAGTTGATAGCCAATCAGTAGAAACAGCAACGATGATATCTATTGATGTTGGTTACGACGCAGGTAAAAAAATTCATGGGCGTAAACGCCATTTAAGTGTAGATTTACTGGGTCTAGTTTTACGCGTTTTGGTGACATCTGCAAGTCTTCCAGAACGCGAAGGAGCGAAAAAAGTTCTCCAACGAGTTCACGATACTGGTCATCAGGTAAAACGGTTGAATACTATTTGGATGGATGGGGGATATCGAGGCGAAGAATTTATGCGCTGGGTGATGGATATGTTTCGGTGGATTGTCGAAATTGTTCTTAGACCTTTGGAGAAAAAGGGTTTTGTCCATTTACCAAAACGTTGGGTTGTTGAGCGCACTTTTGGCTGGCTTAATTGGTGTCGGCGCTTGAGCAAAGATTATGAAAGGCTACCCCAAACTTCGGAGACTTTTATCTATATTGCCATGATTCGTATTATGGTTCGACGACTGGCATGA
- a CDS encoding phosphotransferase, with amino-acid sequence MKTKTTMLIITDLLENLAIDTPKEIVELLYKCEVSEYISGRLGANVYRLSQPDGCGLFLKLATGNAALEIATEQNIIKTLYQLFPVPKLIHFAETSSYTLIITEELEGYPAYILKENETGEEAVYVVGKALKKLHNISSLEKLNLPNGLDEELKQIDIALQKSLIDVAQFQEKNSGRTPSEVFNQLCREQQTHQTGCITHGDYCLPNILRQGLNLSGVIDWGKAGMGDFHRDFSSIEGSIIRNFGDKMVQLFYEAYGVSPCDIERDKILFYKKMDQFWYCLKMAQ; translated from the coding sequence TTGAAAACCAAAACTACTATGTTAATCATAACAGATCTACTAGAAAATCTAGCTATTGATACACCTAAAGAAATAGTAGAGCTACTATACAAATGTGAAGTAAGCGAGTACATATCAGGTCGGTTAGGTGCTAATGTATATAGACTTTCACAACCTGATGGTTGCGGATTATTCCTCAAGCTTGCAACAGGAAATGCAGCACTGGAAATTGCTACAGAACAGAATATAATAAAAACGCTATACCAGCTATTCCCTGTTCCTAAATTAATACATTTTGCAGAAACGTCATCATATACGTTAATTATAACGGAGGAGCTAGAAGGCTATCCTGCTTATATTTTAAAAGAAAATGAGACAGGTGAAGAAGCAGTTTATGTAGTAGGAAAAGCCCTTAAAAAACTCCACAATATATCAAGTCTAGAAAAATTAAACCTTCCAAATGGTTTAGATGAAGAACTCAAGCAAATTGATATAGCACTTCAAAAAAGTTTAATCGATGTTGCACAGTTTCAAGAAAAAAATTCTGGCAGAACACCATCAGAAGTTTTTAATCAATTATGCCGTGAACAACAAACTCATCAAACTGGGTGCATAACACATGGAGACTACTGTTTACCTAATATCTTACGACAAGGGTTAAATCTTTCAGGAGTAATTGATTGGGGAAAAGCTGGAATGGGCGATTTTCATAGAGATTTCTCCTCAATAGAAGGTAGTATTATCAGAAATTTTGGAGATAAAATGGTTCAATTATTTTACGAAGCTTATGGAGTTTCCCCCTGCGATATAGAAAGAGATAAAATTCTTTTTTACAAAAAAATGGATCAATTTTGGTACTGTTTGAAAATGGCTCAGTAA
- a CDS encoding IS701 family transposase, translated as MKETTPTAMPPCFEKWCQRFDDVFNHQAQKREFRHYLGGLLGESERKNLLQMAGNAIGVNYHRLHHFLTDAPWSAKKLNERRLEVMNKCSQTRINRGFSLIIDDSGHRKSGNLTEGVGRQYIGEIGKTDNGIVVVTSHLYDGRKSLPLDIELYQHADSLPQGKQDPLFEKKTEIAIKLIDQTRERGYQPGIVIVDAGYGNNTSFLLELEKRNLKYLGGVAKNRKVTISNQGNYQQTIRLDELAQTLPQEAFSEIKLKLDKSRTVWVATRLVEISRLEGQRSIAIVMNADTFSNATDIDYFITNVSTSVVTPEWIVNTYSQRNWVEVFYREAKGFLGLKEYQVRDKTSLIRHFILVFCAYTFILWHQLTGGLRRRWATKPLNTFTDALEAFRTAISFRFFEWLTINRDVFASHKASFGFIWA; from the coding sequence ATGAAAGAGACAACTCCCACAGCCATGCCCCCATGCTTTGAAAAATGGTGTCAAAGGTTTGATGATGTATTTAATCATCAAGCGCAAAAAAGGGAGTTCAGACATTATTTAGGGGGATTATTGGGGGAAAGTGAGAGAAAAAACCTGTTACAGATGGCAGGAAACGCCATAGGGGTGAATTACCATAGATTACACCACTTTTTAACAGATGCACCTTGGTCGGCTAAAAAGCTGAATGAAAGACGCTTGGAGGTAATGAACAAGTGTAGTCAAACTAGAATTAATCGGGGATTTAGCTTGATAATTGATGATTCAGGGCATAGGAAAAGTGGTAACTTGACTGAAGGAGTTGGAAGACAATATATTGGAGAAATCGGTAAGACTGATAATGGAATAGTAGTGGTAACAAGTCATTTATATGATGGCAGAAAAAGCCTACCATTAGATATAGAGTTATATCAGCACGCTGATTCATTACCACAGGGGAAACAAGACCCATTATTTGAGAAGAAAACCGAGATAGCAATTAAGTTAATAGACCAAACAAGAGAGCGAGGATATCAACCAGGAATAGTAATTGTAGATGCGGGATATGGTAACAATACATCATTCCTATTAGAACTAGAAAAGCGAAACTTAAAGTATTTAGGAGGAGTAGCCAAAAATCGGAAAGTCACAATTAGTAACCAAGGAAATTATCAACAAACAATCAGGCTAGATGAATTAGCACAGACGTTGCCCCAAGAAGCTTTTAGCGAAATTAAACTCAAATTAGATAAATCCCGAACAGTGTGGGTAGCAACAAGACTTGTAGAGATATCACGTCTAGAGGGACAGCGAAGTATAGCTATCGTGATGAATGCTGATACTTTCTCAAATGCCACTGATATCGACTATTTTATCACTAATGTTTCTACATCTGTTGTCACTCCAGAATGGATAGTCAACACCTATTCTCAACGAAATTGGGTGGAAGTTTTCTATCGAGAAGCCAAAGGCTTTCTCGGATTAAAAGAATATCAAGTCCGAGATAAAACTAGTCTCATACGACATTTTATCCTGGTTTTTTGTGCCTATACTTTTATTCTTTGGCATCAGCTGACTGGGGGTTTGAGACGTAGGTGGGCAACTAAACCTTTGAACACTTTTACTGATGCTTTAGAAGCGTTTAGAACAGCGATTTCTTTCCGTTTTTTTGAATGGCTAACCATTAATCGTGACGTATTTGCCTCTCATAAAGCCAGTTTCGGCTTTATTTGGGCTTAA
- a CDS encoding transposase encodes MFARAPKGKRARGERPIKRGKNVSLIGAIGFQGVITQISLIGATDGLTFEAFISQKLVPKLWKGAYVVMDNCSIHKCKELQT; translated from the coding sequence TTGTTCGCGCGTGCCCCAAAAGGAAAAAGAGCGCGAGGCGAGCGTCCTATCAAACGAGGAAAAAACGTCTCCTTAATTGGTGCAATTGGTTTCCAAGGTGTAATTACTCAAATCAGTCTTATTGGTGCTACAGATGGACTTACCTTTGAGGCATTTATCTCCCAGAAGTTAGTTCCCAAACTATGGAAAGGAGCCTATGTTGTCATGGATAATTGCTCAATTCATAAATGTAAGGAACTGCAAACATAA
- a CDS encoding four helix bundle protein, translated as MSYRNQFIWQRAVQLAINCYKFTRLFPQSELYGLTSQIRRSSVSVASNIAEGYGRRSKPEYIQFLHIALGSLRELDTQLIIAKEVDLAEKNLFTPLLNEVEEMQSILVASLNKLKV; from the coding sequence ATGAGCTACAGAAATCAGTTTATCTGGCAAAGGGCAGTTCAACTTGCCATTAATTGCTATAAGTTTACGCGTCTATTTCCTCAATCAGAATTGTATGGCTTAACTAGCCAAATACGGCGTTCTTCTGTATCTGTAGCATCTAACATTGCTGAAGGCTATGGTAGACGCTCAAAGCCAGAATACATACAGTTTTTACATATTGCTTTAGGTTCTTTGAGAGAATTAGATACGCAATTAATTATTGCTAAAGAAGTAGATTTAGCAGAGAAAAATCTTTTCACTCCTTTATTAAATGAAGTTGAGGAAATGCAAAGTATATTAGTTGCTAGTTTAAACAAACTCAAAGTTTGA